A window of Roseovarius sp. THAF27 contains these coding sequences:
- the bhcA gene encoding L-aspartate--glyoxylate aminotransferase BhcA has product MSFQNPVFIPGPTNIPENLRKACDMPTIDHRSALFGDILHPARAGVQKVLKSKNAEVFIFPSTGTGGWETALTNTLSPGDKVLVARNGMFSHRWIDMCERHGLDLIIDETPWGEGISAARYGEILEADKGREIKAVLATHNETATGVKSDIEAIRKAMDAAGHPAMLFVDGVSSIGSMDFRMDEWGVDVAVTGSQKGFMLPVGLAIVGFSEKAMEATKSAGLHRTFFDVHDMLKGYANSAYPYTPAAGLMNGLKVSCDMLLDEGLEAVFARHTRIADGVRAAAQAWGLPLCAKTPEVYSDTVSAISTPDGFNATDIVTHAADVYGMAFGVGLGEVAGKVFRIGHLGSLTDAMMISGLGVAEMCMVDLGLDIELGSGVAAAQDVWRKRPALAKKDAA; this is encoded by the coding sequence ATGAGTTTTCAGAATCCGGTGTTCATTCCCGGCCCGACCAACATTCCCGAAAACCTGCGCAAGGCGTGCGACATGCCGACGATCGACCACCGCTCGGCGCTGTTCGGGGACATCCTGCATCCCGCGCGCGCAGGCGTTCAAAAGGTCCTGAAGTCGAAGAATGCGGAAGTGTTCATCTTTCCGTCGACCGGCACGGGCGGCTGGGAAACGGCGCTGACCAACACGCTGTCGCCGGGCGACAAGGTTCTGGTGGCGCGCAACGGCATGTTCAGCCATCGCTGGATCGACATGTGCGAACGGCACGGGCTGGACCTGATCATTGACGAGACGCCTTGGGGCGAGGGCATTTCCGCCGCGCGCTATGGCGAGATCCTGGAGGCCGACAAGGGCCGCGAGATCAAGGCGGTGCTGGCCACGCATAACGAGACGGCGACCGGCGTGAAGTCGGACATCGAGGCGATCCGCAAGGCGATGGACGCCGCCGGGCACCCCGCGATGCTGTTCGTCGACGGCGTCAGCTCGATCGGGTCGATGGATTTCCGCATGGACGAGTGGGGCGTGGACGTGGCCGTGACCGGCTCGCAGAAAGGGTTCATGCTGCCCGTGGGGCTGGCCATCGTGGGGTTCAGCGAAAAGGCGATGGAGGCGACGAAGAGCGCCGGACTGCACCGTACGTTCTTTGACGTGCACGACATGCTGAAGGGCTATGCCAACAGCGCCTATCCCTACACCCCCGCCGCCGGGCTGATGAATGGGTTGAAAGTGTCCTGCGACATGCTGCTGGACGAGGGGCTGGAGGCGGTCTTTGCCCGTCATACCCGGATCGCCGACGGTGTCAGGGCGGCGGCGCAGGCGTGGGGATTGCCGCTGTGTGCCAAGACGCCCGAGGTTTACTCGGATACGGTAAGTGCTATCTCAACGCCCGATGGGTTCAACGCGACCGACATCGTGACTCATGCCGCCGATGTCTATGGCATGGCGTTCGGCGTGGGGCTGGGTGAGGTGGCCGGCAAGGTGTTCCGGATCGGCCACCTTGGCAGCCTGACCGACGCGATGATGATCTCGGGCCTTGGCGTGGCCGAGATGTGCATGGTCGACCTGGGCCTCGACATAGAACTGGGTTCGGGCGTGGCCGCGGCACAGGACGTGTGGCGCAAGCGCCCGGCCTTGGCAAAGAAGGATGCCGCGTGA
- the bhcC gene encoding 3-hydroxy-D-aspartate aldolase BhcC, whose amino-acid sequence MKDMSNLDDFEVGFDIPAKPGMDESEIQTPCLVLDLDALERNIKKMGDYAKEHGMRHRTHGKMHKSVDVQKLQEQLGGACGVCCQKVSEAEVFARGGIKDILVSNQVRDPAKIERLAKLPKLGARTICCVDDLANVADLSAAAQKHGTEIECLVEIDCGAGRCGVTTTPEVVEIAKAIDAAPGLKFTGIQAYQGAMQHMDDYNDRKEKIDIAVAMVKDAVDTLKAEGLDCDIVGGGGTGSYYFESNSGVYNELQCGSYAFMDADYGRILDKDGKRIDQGEWENAFFILTSVMSHAKADKAIVDAGLKAQSVDSGLPVIFGRDDVEYIKCSDEHGVVKDPGGALKVNDKLKLVPGHCDPTANVHDWYVGVRGGKVETVWPVSARGHAY is encoded by the coding sequence ATGAAAGACATGAGCAATCTCGACGATTTCGAAGTGGGCTTCGACATTCCGGCCAAGCCGGGCATGGACGAATCCGAGATTCAGACGCCCTGCCTGGTGCTGGACCTCGACGCGCTGGAGCGCAACATCAAGAAGATGGGCGATTATGCCAAGGAACACGGGATGCGCCACCGCACCCACGGCAAGATGCACAAGTCCGTGGACGTGCAGAAGCTGCAGGAGCAACTGGGCGGCGCGTGCGGCGTCTGCTGTCAGAAAGTATCCGAGGCCGAGGTGTTCGCCCGTGGCGGCATCAAGGACATTCTGGTGTCGAACCAGGTGCGTGACCCGGCCAAGATCGAACGGCTGGCCAAGCTGCCCAAGCTGGGCGCGCGGACGATCTGCTGCGTCGATGATTTGGCCAATGTGGCCGACCTGTCGGCGGCGGCGCAGAAGCATGGCACCGAGATCGAGTGCTTGGTCGAGATCGACTGTGGCGCGGGCCGCTGCGGTGTGACCACGACGCCAGAAGTGGTGGAGATTGCCAAGGCGATCGACGCGGCGCCGGGGCTGAAATTCACCGGCATCCAGGCCTACCAGGGCGCGATGCAGCACATGGACGATTACAACGACCGCAAGGAAAAGATCGACATCGCCGTGGCGATGGTGAAGGACGCGGTCGACACGCTGAAGGCCGAAGGGCTGGACTGCGACATCGTCGGCGGTGGCGGCACCGGGTCGTATTACTTCGAGTCCAATTCGGGCGTGTATAACGAGCTGCAATGCGGGTCGTATGCGTTCATGGACGCCGATTACGGCCGCATCCTGGACAAGGACGGCAAGCGGATCGACCAGGGCGAGTGGGAGAACGCGTTCTTCATCCTGACCTCGGTCATGTCCCACGCCAAGGCGGACAAGGCGATCGTCGACGCGGGCCTGAAGGCGCAGTCGGTCGACAGTGGTCTGCCGGTGATCTTTGGTCGGGACGACGTGGAATACATCAAGTGCTCGGACGAGCATGGCGTGGTGAAGGACCCCGGCGGCGCGCTGAAGGTCAACGACAAGCTGAAGCTGGTGCCGGGCCACTGCGACCCCACCGCCAACGTGCATGACTGGTATGTCGGCGTGCGCGGCGGCAAGGTGGAGACCGTCTGGCCGGTGTCGGCCCGCGGCCACGCATACTGA
- the bhcB gene encoding beta-hydroxyaspartate dehydratase BhcB, whose product MKDGAEMYIPTYQDMLDAHERIKPHINRTPVLQSAYLNELTGAELFFKCENFQEPGAFKVRGGSNAVFGLSDEQAEKGVATHSSGNHALCLSYAAGRRGIPCNVVMPHTAPQAKKDAVRRYGGTITECEPSTSSREAVFAEVQEKTGGEFVHPYNDPRVIAGQGTCSKEFMEQVDGLEMMVAPIGGGGMVSGTCLTLSNLAPEVKIIAAEPEQADDAYRSFKAGHIIADDAPDTIADGLKVPLKDLTWHFVSNHVSEMYTASEEEIVDAMKITWKYLRIVMEPSCAVPLAVILKNKDAFKGKRVGVIVTGGNVDLDKLPWMTS is encoded by the coding sequence ATGAAAGACGGAGCGGAGATGTATATCCCCACATACCAGGACATGCTGGACGCGCACGAGCGGATCAAGCCGCATATCAACCGGACGCCGGTGTTGCAGTCGGCCTATCTGAACGAACTGACCGGGGCGGAGCTGTTCTTCAAGTGCGAGAACTTTCAGGAGCCGGGGGCGTTCAAGGTCCGTGGCGGATCGAACGCCGTGTTCGGCCTGAGCGACGAGCAGGCGGAAAAGGGCGTGGCGACGCATTCGTCCGGCAACCACGCGCTGTGCCTGAGCTATGCGGCGGGGCGGCGGGGCATCCCGTGCAACGTGGTGATGCCGCACACGGCGCCGCAAGCCAAGAAGGATGCGGTGCGGCGCTATGGCGGGACGATCACGGAATGCGAGCCGTCCACCAGCAGCCGCGAGGCGGTGTTCGCCGAGGTGCAGGAAAAGACCGGCGGGGAGTTCGTGCATCCCTACAACGACCCGCGCGTGATCGCCGGGCAAGGGACCTGTTCGAAAGAGTTCATGGAGCAGGTCGATGGCCTCGAGATGATGGTCGCGCCCATTGGGGGCGGCGGCATGGTTTCGGGCACCTGCCTGACGCTGTCGAACCTGGCCCCCGAGGTGAAGATCATCGCGGCCGAGCCGGAGCAGGCGGACGACGCTTATCGCAGCTTCAAGGCGGGGCATATCATCGCCGATGACGCGCCGGATACCATCGCGGACGGGCTGAAAGTGCCGCTGAAGGACCTGACCTGGCATTTCGTGTCGAACCACGTGAGCGAGATGTATACCGCGAGCGAGGAAGAGATCGTCGACGCGATGAAGATCACGTGGAAATACCTGCGGATCGTGATGGAGCCCAGCTGTGCCGTGCCGCTGGCGGTGATCCTGAAGAACAAGGACGCCTTCAAGGGCAAGCGCGTGGGTGTGATCGTGACCGGCGGGAACGTGGACCTCGACAAGCTGCCGTGGATGACTTCGTGA
- the bhcD gene encoding iminosuccinate reductase BhcD, whose protein sequence is MIIVPEREIADLMTREAAFEAVEKVFAAMAAGDAYNFPVVREAIGHEDALYGFKGGFDKAGLTLGLKAGGYWPNNLEKRDIINHQSTVFLFDPDTGKAKAMVGGNLLTALRTAAASSVSIKHLARKDAKVIGMVGAGHQATFQLRAALEQREFEKVIGWNYHPEMLPNIEKVAKEAGVAFEAVELEGMTEADVIISITSSFDATLMADHVAAGCHVACMGTDTKGKQEVEAALLQKATVFTDEVAQSISIGEAQHAVGEGLITEGDVHQIGAVINGTHPGRTSDDEITLFDGTGVGLQDLAVAASVVDLAVEQGRAIEVDF, encoded by the coding sequence ATGATCATTGTTCCCGAGCGCGAGATTGCAGACCTTATGACGCGGGAGGCGGCGTTCGAGGCCGTCGAGAAGGTGTTTGCCGCGATGGCGGCGGGTGATGCGTATAACTTTCCTGTTGTCCGCGAGGCGATTGGGCACGAGGATGCGCTTTACGGCTTCAAGGGCGGGTTCGACAAGGCGGGCTTGACGCTGGGGCTGAAGGCCGGGGGCTACTGGCCCAACAACCTGGAGAAGCGGGACATCATCAACCACCAGTCGACGGTGTTCCTGTTCGATCCCGATACCGGCAAGGCCAAGGCGATGGTGGGCGGCAACCTGTTGACGGCGCTGCGCACCGCCGCGGCCTCTTCGGTGTCGATCAAGCACCTGGCGCGCAAGGACGCCAAGGTGATCGGCATGGTTGGCGCGGGCCATCAGGCAACGTTCCAGCTGCGCGCGGCGCTGGAGCAGCGGGAGTTCGAGAAGGTGATCGGCTGGAACTATCACCCCGAGATGCTGCCCAATATCGAGAAGGTCGCGAAAGAGGCCGGCGTGGCCTTCGAGGCGGTCGAGTTGGAGGGCATGACGGAGGCGGACGTGATCATCTCGATCACCTCGTCTTTTGACGCGACGCTGATGGCCGATCATGTGGCCGCGGGCTGTCACGTGGCCTGCATGGGTACGGACACCAAGGGCAAGCAGGAGGTCGAGGCGGCGCTGTTGCAAAAGGCGACGGTGTTCACCGACGAGGTGGCGCAGTCGATCAGCATCGGCGAGGCGCAGCACGCGGTGGGCGAGGGCCTGATCACCGAAGGCGACGTGCACCAGATCGGCGCGGTGATCAACGGCACCCATCCGGGGCGGACGAGCGATGACGAGATCACGCTGTTCGACGGCACCGGCGTGGGCTT